The region GAAAGTCTTACAGAGttgtgcaacctctgacatatatactgtacagtagcAATTGTAGGTCACTTTGGATTAAAGTGCCCgataaatgacatgtaatgtaatctgaaaGAGGTTTTCTTTTTATGGACTGAaaggaatatttatttataaggaATAAGAAAGTAATATAAGGAACTTTTATTTGGAAAATTTAGATCTGTTGGATTTATGCCACTTTTTACTTTATCATGTTTGTTCACGATAGGTGTATTTTTTGCCcttttgagtttaaaaatgttgacttaACTGATTTCTTTAGTATTATAATTAGTATAACTAGCCGTGGTCCTTCCCTGCACCACGCTCCACaatgctacaccctgctacgatAGTTCTACATCCTTCTAATCATAGTTCCATTAACTTTTTTGCAACTATTATTACCACTGTTCAACACACCCCCAactaacgccctgcagtgccctgctacatcctgccatgccctgctacgtccacTAATGCCCTGCTACTTCCacctatgccctgctatgccacgctacaccctgtaacgccctgcaattccatgaactactacaactactgttTTTAGTCATAGTTCCAATacctttattgtgactattattgccactgttcacaTACCCAATCAccaccgtcagacaccacctaccaagagcctgggtctgtccgaggtttctccctaaaaagggagtttttcctcaccactgttatcctaaatgcttgctcttggaggATTTACTGAAATTGTTCTTTGTAAGTAATAAATatagtgtgttctagacctactttatctttAAAGTGTATTGAgacaactcttgttatgatGTGATACTATAAAAACAAGTGAATTGAACTTCTCCCACCAGTGAACCGGAGCAGTGTGAGACAACGTGAAGCTGAGCAGCAGTGACGCTCTCTGGACACTAGATGTCTCTACAGACCAACAGAGAGCCGGGTCAGCTGCAGCTCTACACCATCACGAGCTCCGTCATTAACGTGCTCTTCAGTTAATAGatgacttgttttgtttgtggccCATTAGCGTCTCAATTACAGCTGCTGTTTTCCTTCTCGTGGAAGCTTTACACCACAGCTGTGTCCCAGTTATCTGGCCGAGCGTGACGCTCACTGCAGCCAGAACCAAACTGGTTTTTACCCAAAAGACAAAAGCTTACTCAAAATGTCTGAGAGACAAGACTCAAGTTGGGCTacgtttgttttattctttagggaaacaaaaaaccctgaccccaaacttttgtgAATTTTGATGAGAATGCACGTACAAACCTGAACATTCAGCTTAACCCAGACcagaatattaaaatgttaaaatctggATTCAaataactcaaaaattagggtaagcacaaaaaaaaaaaaaggatagaaACTTGAAAATTAAACTACATACAGGATCTGGCCCAAAAATCCCAATATGTAACAGAAAAATATTGAGTATATCGGGTATAGTAAAATACTTTGGTGGTGCACCTTTTCCTGAACTTTCAAAAGTCCAaagtttttgtctttaaagtacctactttaaataactaaaattaaaaattattttagaaTGGATTGAATATTCAAGTAAACTTTCAGTCCCTTTTCTCACAAAAACTTGAGCTGTAAGTTGTGTCCTAATGCTGCAAACTGTCGTACAAAAGCCCCAAAACACACGTAGTGTGTCAACCACTGCAGTCATGATGCTGTTGTTGTCATGACAGCGCCAATACGTGAGGATCATTACCAGCCAGATGGCCTGCTGGGTAATCAGACCCttcatttcaaagtaaaagcatcATTTTGATTATCAGGGCTGGAATTactacacccacacacagaaactgatcataatgaacacacacacatcctgtaaTCATACACCCCTGATCACTTGCtgcggctgtgtgtgtgtgtgtgtgtgtgtgtgtgtgtgtgtgcgtgcatctgTGCGTgcgtttatgtgtgtgcgtttgtgtgtgtatgtgtgtgtggtgtcatGTTAAAGTGAGCCGCAGGTCTCGCCGCTAAAAGCTTGTATGGCACTGAGATCTGATCTGTGCAcagtttaataaaacatgaacaaaactaAACATCTATAATTAAACaacaggagagaggagagagacatgTGTCACGTGTCAACCCCCATTCTAAGACTCTTACATCCGTCTCCTTCTTCCCACAATCCTTTGGTCTTATGGATAGGTTGTTTCCTGTTGGACTTGATTCGGTCCTTCCGGTTTCACCTCTCACCTCTATTTTTGGTTTCCAGTCTCTATAAAATGTCTTCTTATCTTATATGTGTTAGCAAGGTGCCAAAAAGGTCATTTCCCCTTGCGGAATCAATGCATGTGTgcaagaaatgtaaacaacccagaatgttgtttttttctcctatcccagaatgcatctgtggtgtagccagacctcaCTCTacaacagtgttgccaacatgTCAGACCCTCTTACTGGCTTTATTTCTAAAAAGCAACTACGGACCAATGTAGCGACTTTAGACCGTCAGGGGAAACGCAAGATAagtgattgttttaaatgatCTTCCCAGGAAAACCACTTGTGAGGATTAGCTGCTCGGTTTTAATATCAGTCTTTTGGGTTTTGGGACTGCCGGTAGTTCTGGTCTGTAGTGAAGAGAGTGGTGTGTGAGTTACCTCGTTGCGAGCCTGCTGGATGAAGTCACAGCAGTCCTGGATGTGAAGCAGCAGGTCCGCGTCGGGATGATCCAGAATGCTGACGGTCTTATAGATGAACAGGTCAGGGAACACGTTCTCCACCCCGAAGGCCACGTTCAGGATGTGAGACAcctgaagaggaggaagagcagcaCACCTTATCCCGAGGTACGGCCAATCACAGTTTCACTTCCTTAATTTGGGCTTTTTGACATCGCCACATCACGTCTGAGACGTCTGCATTCGTATGAAATAATAAGTAGGACTCGGTACTAAGTGCAATACTTTTCAGGCACCAACAGAATAGCCTCTAAAGCAATgcttcccaaacttagggtcgggacccaaaatgggtcgcagacccgttttattgggtcgccaattggcagagaacagactagatgctcagcatgacctcagaaggacactttcaaaaaccaaaccaagaataaatcagctggttgatatcttcaaccagacacacacatctcattaaattcaagtcagcattattttaaaaaaatgttggtgtcggtactgagggatgattggaggggacagagacacagaaaggacaatagagaccttttctgtttttgtttacttttataatggaataaatatacttcatataaatttaaattcatgatttttttcccatACATTTGGGTCCCGGGAGACACCACATGGGAACCACTGCTTTAAAGCATTGAGTACCAAAAAATGCTGAGTCTTTCCTTAACCAATtgcaatacctaaggagtacaTTTCATCAGCGTCAGTAAAGGGCGTAACTTTAGGTTCAACAttgggagggtgggggtggggttgAGATCTTCAATTATTTAGGGACGTTCCAGGACATTTATTgagaaaagcaacagaaaaggcaaCTAAAACGCCCCCCCCCGTAAATAACGCAGCGAGCTTGTACCAACAGCTAATGTTGGTGTTTGCCTGTCTAAATGTTACACGGCGTTCAGAagtaggaaggaaggaaaaaaatctCACCTTGTGTTTTTTCAGAGTGCCAAAGTCATGTGCAGCATCTTGagaacctacacacacacacacacacacacacacacacacacacacacacacacacagttagttgGCCATCCAGGGTCACAGGGTCATTGATGGGTCACCCTGTCACCCCTGCCCCCCCACGCCTCCCCCATCCTCCCCCACGCCTGGGCTCATCTTACCCTCTGCTCTGTGCTGTGGCAGTTAAACGTGACTTGCAGGACCGAGGGGGGGATTTGAAGAATTAATACAGCTTTCAAACAGAAAGTGTACAGGTCTTGATCAAAATGTCTCCCGCATCCAACGTTTCATactaaacttgtttttgtcccACTCAAGTTTATCCAAACAACTTTCTGCTGGTTCTCACCGGATTTGGGGTTATGGTTTATTGTGCTTACTTCTCTTTAAGGTTGCATTTAGATCgctatgttttggtttttaagcggcgttttgagccaaaagcgaTCTACATGCACACGCGTGTTTTTAGCTGCAGTAAAAGAACTAATCTCTGTTTAAACTAACACGCCAAAACCAAAAAATCTCATCAACATTTTCGTATACTGGGCATTTACATGAGGCAGCATGCATACTCCGACTGCTGCATGTTCCATGATACATGGTGCAGCTGTGgccgtggtcctgctccacgtcctgcgatgccccgTTACATCCTGCagcgccctgcagtgccctgctatgccaggaactactacaaactacaatttctagtcactgttccattatcttttactgggACTGTAATTGCCACTATTTCAACCCCAACAGGCCCCGTCAGACAcggcctaccaagagcctgggtccgTCCCAGGTTTCTTTCTAAAttaagtttttcctcaccactgtcgcactgttgcttgctctggaggaaactactagacctgttgggtccttgtaaattatggagtgtggtctagacctactctgtctgtaaagtgtctcgagataactcttgttatgaattgatactgtaaataaaattgaattggtaTCGTTAGTAGCTTAGTTTCAAGGATCGTGTTTTCCCGGATGGGATGGCCCCGCTTCCCAGCATTGCATGCTAATGGCCTTGCCACAGGTCTCTGCCCTCCTACAACCGATGGCTGCAGCTGAGTGGACGAATGCATCATGTGGGGCTGGCTGCTCACGGATTTCAAACCAGaccatgatttaaaaaaattgtgattatgAGGCTATCATGGTAGCGCACCTAGCGCTCCCATTCAAAAgaccatttgaccaaaaaacgaGAATAtggtcaatcttaaaagtggcgcttccatcctaattatgcttttaaaccaaagtttgactcgggtacattcacaaaaggGCCGTGAGTTACGCTGTATGTTTTGTCCTTTGGACTGTGGAATTTAACAAACAAACGGGGActgtgagccaatcagagcactGCGAGCAGTCGGCCCTTTCAGCGCCGTGGCAGTCAAGTTTAGCCAACTAAACAGCGAATGTGTCCGGTTTAGGGGCTCTGAAACCCCGGAGCAGTGTAAATGCAAGGTTTTGAAACCCAATCGTAGCAATGTAAAGTCATTACGTTGGACGTACACTTACCCAGCAGCAGGTAGGGCTTGACGATGCCGACCTGCAGGTCCCAGGAAGTGTCGGGGACGTATCCCAGGATCTTCTCCGGGGGGACAGGGTCTTCCACCACAGTGATGGTAGAACCCTTCCAGGTCTCGATGATGCGTCGGCCGCTCAGTGACGTCACGCGGGTGCACTGCTTCCTCAGCCGCGTCCGAGAGAAACTCTGGATCTCTGCAGTCAGGGACTGCATGACTGCACCAGACTGGACTTGGAGGAAATTTAGTGTAGATACACTTTAAGGAAACAATCCGTAGAAAAACAGATAACGTCTTGGAAGAAAACTACCAGTGCCTTTTCCGTTAATTTGACGGTAATTTCTGTCAATCCAAAAAAGAGAACACTACGTAGATTTCTCtgtacctttaaaaaaacatttctgttctaaaaatggaaaaacaccattttACACCAAATTTCTTCatattaacaaaatatatatgcCCGTATTTCTACTAATATTTCTAACAGTGTGTATTTACTTTAAGCCTCGTTCACACATAGTTCTCGGTAACTTTCTAGGATGAACTTAAATGCACCGCTCGTGATTTTCACTATTCACGCATGCACTACATGCAAGAACATTCCTGTCTTGCACCGTTTCATACATGCCACGGCAAGACCAGAATAAACAGGCAGGGGACCGTCCAGCGCATGATGGTTATGTAACACTTATGGACATCGAGCACAGTAGAAGAAGCGCATGGGGTACATCAAATAGAATTATTTTAGGGACATGGCATGCAATGAGATTTCATGGTAAAGAGACGATGCGAGTCCCCAATACGATGCAAGTCCACTACACGATGCAAGTCCCTTACACAACGCAAGTCCCCAACTCAAAGCAAGTCCCCTACACGATGCAAGTCCCCTACACAATGCAAGTCCCCAACACGATGCAAGTCCCCAACACGATGCAAGTCCCCTACACAATGCAAGTCCCTTACACAATGCAAGTCCCCAACACGATGCAAGTCCCCAACACGATGCAAGTCCCCTACACAATGCAAGTCCCCAACACGATGCAAGTCCCCTACACAATGCAAGTCCCCAACACGATGCAAGTCCCCTACACAATGCATGTCCCCAANNNNNNNNNNNNNNNNNNNNNNNNNNNNNNNNNNNNNNNNNNNNNNNNNNNNNNNNNNNNNNNNNNNNNNNNNNNNNNNNNNNNN is a window of Etheostoma cragini isolate CJK2018 chromosome 11, CSU_Ecrag_1.0, whole genome shotgun sequence DNA encoding:
- the LOC117953122 gene encoding dual specificity protein phosphatase 19-like gives rise to the protein MQSLTAEIQSFSRTRLRKQCTRVTSLSGRRIIETWKGSTITVVEDPVPPEKILGYVPDTSWDLQVGIVKPYLLLGSQDAAHDFGTLKKHKVSHILNVAFGVENVFPDLFIYKTVSILDHPDADLLLHIQDCCDFIQQARNEKGVVLVHCNAGVSRAPAVVIGYLMSCEGQTFAAALSLVKSVRGASSPNPGFLEQLRSYKTINSSKH